From Ndongobacter massiliensis:
TACCAATGTGTCTTGTCCCGATGATTCAACACCGTCACATATCCCTTATCATGCAGCCGCTGCGCCAACGCCTGAGCCATGCACACGGAACGGTGTCGTCCCCCGGTGCATCCGATGCCGACGGATAACGCGCTTTTTCCTTCCCGTTGATAATAGGGCAGAGCAAAGACTAAAAACGCCTCGATGCGCTGTAAAAATTCTTCCGATTCTTGGTAGCGAAAAATAAAATCCGTCACCGGCGCATCCAGCCCGGTCAAAGGACGCAACGCCTGCTCATAATACGGATTGGGGATAAAACGCGCATCGAACACCAAATCGGCATCGAGCAAAATCCCATACTTGTATCCGAAAGACGTGACTGCTACTAAAATTTCTTTTTCCCGGGGTTCCTCCAGGTAGTAACTTGCAATCACTTCTTTGAGTTGTCCCAATGTCAAATTGGAGGTGTCCACCACGCGATCACTGTACGAACGAATTTCCTGCAGCAAGGCGCGCTCGCGTTGAATGCCGTCGTAAATATTGCCCGCCTTGTCCAACGGGTGAGGCCGACGCAGTTCCTTATAGCGCCGAATAATCACTTCATCGGAAGCCTCCAAAAAGAGCATCGAAACTTGCGCATCCATCGCCCGGAGATTGCGAATGGTCGCCATGAGCGACTCAAAGAATTGTCGGCCGCGAATGTCCACGCCGATGGCAGCCTTAGTGATCTGTTTCGAGTTGGCGGCCAACTCCATAAAATTGATCATGAGTTGGGGTGGCAGATTATCAATGCAGTAGTAATCCATGTCCTCAAACACATTGAGTGCGCTGCTCTTGCCCGCTCCGCTCATTCCTGTGACGATGACGACCCGCATATTTCCTCCCCGACGATGCGTACCTCCGGTTCCAACTGTACGCCAAATTTTTCTTTCACGCGCGCCTGTACCTTCCGGATTAAGTCCAAAATTTCTGCGGCGCTGGCGCCCCCTCGATTTACAATAAATCCGCAGTGTTTCTCCGACACCTGCGCGGCGCCGACGGAAAACCCGCGCAATCCCGCCTGATCGATGAGCGCCGAAGCATAGTTTCCAACCGGCCGTTTGAACGTTGACCCCGCTGATGGCAACTCCAACGGCTGCTTGCTCTGCCTGCGCATTGTGTAGTCCGCATAGCGCGCCTGAATTTCGGCTTCATCGCCCGATTCCAAACAGAACAGCACTTCCGAGGCGAACAGCTTTTCCCTTTGCAAGCGGGAATGACGGTACGAAAATTCCAATTCCTCACCGGATAATTCCACCACTTCTCCCTTGATGTTCAATGCTCGCACTCCGCAGACCACCTGCTGCATTTCCTGTCCATAGGCCCCGGCATTCATGGTAACAGCACCGCCAACCGAACCCGGTATGCCGGAAAGCGGCTCCATACCTGTGAGTCCGGCACGAAAACTCATCTTCGACATGGCCGTGAGTCCCATGCCCGCCTGTGCCCGGATCTGCGTTCCATCGATGATCGCATCGCTGTAGTATTTCCCCAAGTGAATCACTGCGCCGCGAATGCCGCCGTCGCGCACCAAAAGATTCGACCCGTTTCCGACCAAGAGATGTGGAATCCCTTCCGCATATAAAAAGCGCACACAACGCACCAACTCTTTTTCCGACGTCGGTTCAATAAACAGGTCCGCCGGTCCGCCCACGCGAAAACTCGTATGTGCCGACATCAAGGCGTTCCGCTCCGTCAAGCCGTATGCGCCGCTTTCCAATTCCCGCAGTTGTGCATCCTTTACAATCATTCTTTCCCCCAAGCGTTCCCACTGATTTGTAAAGTATACCCATTTTTTGTAAAAAAGAGCGGTGTTGCAAGAAGATATCCTAGCAACACCGCTCTCTGATGATAGCAGCTCTTTGATGCGTCTGGAAAATTACTTAAAAAATTACGACGCCAATACTCAGATTGTTCAGTGAATCAAGGCACTGAGAATAAAAATGATGACCGATCCGAAAAGCGGAACAAGAATCGTACCAATTGTCCATGTCTTCAAACTCGTTTTAATATCTAGGCCACTGAAATTTGTAACCACATGGAAATAACTATCATTAAGAAAAGATGGACACATAGCCGTTAAACAAACCGCCATGGCGGCAAGATAGGGGTTAATTCCCAGTGTTGTAAGCATAGGGGCAATAATCGCAGAGCCCGTAATCATCGCCGTTGTACCTGAACCCTGGGGGAAACGCATAATGGTACCAATGAGAAGAGGAACAAGGATCCCTGGAATCCCCATCGCTACAATTCCATCCGCCATCATTCCTGCCGCACCAGTTGCTTTAACGACAGCACCCAAAGCACCGCCACCAGCCGTAATCATACAGATCGGACCAGCTTCACGAAGCGCATCATCCATAAGTTTGACGACAGAGCGATTGTCTTGCTCTTTCGCCAAAAAGAATGCGCCTAAGCAAAGGGAAATAAACAAAGCGATAACCGGATTGCCTAAAAATGTGATAATTTGTCCAAGCAGAGCGGCTTTCAGCGCCGTTTGGCTGACAACGGTATTCGCAAGAATCAAAACAACCGGAAGCAATAAAATTGTAAAGGACAAGCCGGCGCTCGGTAATTTTTCGGCGCCAAGCAAATCTGTAAAATCCTGGTTTTCCAGTTGTTTTCCCGCTTTAATCTTTTCATCAATCTTATCCAGCACAACCAATTGCGCGGGAGTATATTTGCTGCGATCAATTTCATAAGGAACAATGATCTCCGGATACTTGCTGCCAAACCAACGGAATAGAAATACAGAAAAGATAAACAGTGGAACGGAAATCAATAACCCAGCGATGATAAACATTCCGAGGTCAATATTGATTCCTTCTTTTTGGAAGGTATTGACAACAGCGAGCGGTCCGGGCGTAGGTGGTACCATAAAATGTGTAATATACAATCCCATGCCGAGGATTCCGCCTAATCCAACCATGGACTTTTTTGTCAAACGAGAAAATTCTTTGGCCAGCGAAGACAAAATAACAAATCCCGAATCACAGAATACCGGAATCGATACTACAAGGCCGGTCAATCCCAGCACTACGTCAGCGCGCTTGACTCCAACTATTTTTAAGATCGTAATCGCCATGCGCTTTGCGGCGCCGCTTTTTTCAAGAAAGATTCCCATAATACAACCAAAGCTGATTACAATACCAATACTAGCCATGGTTCCACCGAAACCGCCAGTTACCGTACTGACTGCGGTCCCAAGCAAATTTCCTCCTTCATTGCCAGTACCCACCAATAAATAATTCCCCGAGAGAACAGCAATCAGAATTGCTGAAATAATCAGCGAAGGAAATGCATGCATCCTCGTACAAATAATGAGAACCATCATCACTACAACTCCGATGATCATTGCTATGACTGGATTCATAGAAAACGCTCCTTTTTCGATTGATAATTGTTTGGAAAAATGTACAGGAATTGTAACCTCTCAGATGACAGGGCCAAGGCAATGAATGTCAATTGCGCTGTAATACTGGATTGCCTCGTTTTTTGTCATCTCCCCACTTAAAACACGCAATAACTTGGAAAAAGCCTCCTCTCCTACCTGCTCAATAGTCTTTTCGCCAGTAATAATCAAACCGGCATTGAGATCCATATCCTCCTCCATTCGCTGGTACGTATGGGGATTCCCACAGATCTTAATAACAGGCATGCTTGGAAAACCTTGCGGAGCACCACGTCCGGTAGAAAATAACATAAATTGTGCGCCGGTTGCGGCCATCCCCGTCAAAATCTCCGGCTCACGCCCCGGTGTGTCTTTAATCCATAATCCTTTTTGATTCGTTATATGTTGCGGATACTCCAAGACTCCTTGAATGGGTCGTGTGCCGCTCTTGACGATGGCCCCCAAGCTTTTTTCTTCGATGCTTGAAAGGCCGCCTTCAATATTGCCCGGCGTCGGCTGACCTTTTCGCATATCGCAACCAATGCTCTTCGCTCGATCCTCCATTTTAGCTACGATCTCATAAATCTTTTCCGCAACTTTTTCATTTGCTGCCCGACGAGCTAATAAATGTTCACCTCCAATAAATTCGGTCGTTTCCCCAAAAACTACGGTTGCCCCCAGGTCCACCAGTTTGTCCGCTACATAGCCAATGACACAATTGGATGCCATCCCGCTTGTGGTATCCGAAGCTCCACACTTGATGGCCATCACAGCTTTCGAAATATCCACAGCTTGTCGTTGTAACCCGGAAATCTCAATCACTAGTTTTCGTACAATGTCCGTGCCGCGTTGAATGGCTTTGCTTACCCCACCCAATTCTTGAATGTGTATAATCTCCACCGGTTTTCCGGTAGCAGACAACTCCTGTAGCATGCGCTCATGGTCCGTTCCTTCACAACCGAGGCTTACAATCAAAATTGCTCCAACGTTCGGACTCATACCTAGGCTGATCAGAGTATCCGTCACTCGTTCCAAATCCGGAGGCATTTGACAACAACCCTGGTGATGCAAATAGGCAATCGTTCCCTGAACCTGGCGACAAATTGCATTTGCAACATCATTTGCGCAGGTTACACTGGGAATTACCGCGACATAATTTCGCGCACCGACTCTTCCATCCGGCCGCAAATATCCCATAAATTCCACAATTGACCTCCTTATTTTTTTGCCTTCGCCCAGTCTCCGCGACCGCGCATGCTGTCTAAATTGTGAATATGTACATACTCACCTTTCTGAATATCTCTTGTTGCTATCCCTATTTCTTCGCCATATTTAGTAATCAATTCACCTTTGTTTATTTTGGCAATGGCCACTTTATGACCATAAGGAATATCATCAGCTACAGCAATAATTTTCGAATGGCCTTTCTTGTCCCGAACCTCCACTTCTACGCCTTTTTTAATGCCTTCTGCAAAAATAGTGGCAACATTATCTTTATCATTTACCTGTAGTGCAATTTTTCGTTCCACTTCTCTTTCCTTTCTGCCTATCGCTACACTTTCACCTCATGCAGCATACCTCTTCCATACGCCTCATGCTTTTACAGCCAGCACACTTACGCCATCTGGGATTACGACAACACTCGCGTCACGCCCTTTCATCTGATAAGCAATTTCTAGCGCTTCATCCGGTGAAGATGCAGGAATCATATTCGCTTTGCGCACTTCTTCCGGTTTCAGATAGGTCGTGACCAAAATTACAGGGTGCTTTTTTAATATGCGTGCATAAATTTGGGGACACCATTGCTCAGAAATCGTATCTTTTGGGGGGATTTTTGACAGGTATGCGTCAATTTCGTCCACCGTTCCCATCGTAATCAGTTTTTCAAAATGTACGCCGCCCATGCCGTCACAGCAACTGCAACACATGATAATCACGCCGTCTTCCCCGGCACATGCTTCGGCCGTAGCAACCGCTTTTGGACTCTGATACAAATTTTGATCCAATGGATATCCACCATTGCTTGTTACAACAATATCGCCGGTAATACTGGCACACTGACTCCATTTCCGAATAAATGCGACACCTTCGGCATGGGCTTGCTCCATGTCACCTGCCCACGCGGCAATAATTTTCTTTTTCCCATCCAAAGCCACATTAAAAATAAACTGCAGATTTACCATATGCGCAGCCGCCAACATATCTTCATGAATTGGATTGTTCTTAAGAATTCCCGTATTCGCGTACGGGCTGGAAATGGCCTTATAACTGTGATTTTCATTGACCGTTTCCTGCGAACAAATCCCAGGCAAGATACTCTTTCGACCACCGGAAAATCCCGCAAAAAAATGCGGTTCGATAAAACCTTCCGTCAGTAACAAATCACATTCGACCGCTAATTTATTGACATAAAAATCAGCCCCGGATGGAAGTACACCGACATGAATGAACTGCTCCGGATCAAAGGCATTGTTAATGGAAATCTTTTCATTCTCAACAATGGCATCCCCAAACATTCGCCGCTGTTCTTCTTCCGTTGTGGGGCGATGCAATCCGGTCGCAATAAGTATCGTAATATCCGCATCAGGGTTTCCTTGACGAATCTCATCTAGTAAGATCGGTAATGTGATTTTACTTGGAACCGCTCTCGTATGGTCACTCGTAACTAACACTACTTTCTTCTTGTTTTTCGCCAATTCTCGCAATCGGGGACTTCCAATCGGATGTTCCAAAGCATCATGCACCAATTCCACTTCCGATTTCTTCGCTTTATAGGTGTGCATTTTAGCAGTCACAACCGCTTTCAAATTTTTCTCATTCACATGTAAATCGAGTGAAGATGTATAGTACGGTATAGAGATCGTTTTCATTGTGTTCTCTCCTTTCCTAATCTATTCTTAGCGATAAATTGTATGTTGTATACATTGTGCTTTCTGTTGATGATTCTATTCCACTCGAATTTTGCTGTCAATATATAAATTTTGATAAATTTTATGATAACATGATTTGTAGAAAATTCTATGTCATTCCTGCTTACAAGAAAGAGAGCTCTTTATGAACCATCATCCGATCAAGACAATCCGAAATCAAGTCTATCAAATTTTGAAAGATGAAATCTGTGCGGGTTGTTATAAGCCCGGTCAATGGTTACAAGAGAACGAACTGGCAGATCGGCTGTCTGTAAGCCGCAGCCCGATACGAGAAGCCTTGCGTCAATTAGCATC
This genomic window contains:
- the murB gene encoding UDP-N-acetylmuramate dehydrogenase, with the translated sequence MIVKDAQLRELESGAYGLTERNALMSAHTSFRVGGPADLFIEPTSEKELVRCVRFLYAEGIPHLLVGNGSNLLVRDGGIRGAVIHLGKYYSDAIIDGTQIRAQAGMGLTAMSKMSFRAGLTGMEPLSGIPGSVGGAVTMNAGAYGQEMQQVVCGVRALNIKGEVVELSGEELEFSYRHSRLQREKLFASEVLFCLESGDEAEIQARYADYTMRRQSKQPLELPSAGSTFKRPVGNYASALIDQAGLRGFSVGAAQVSEKHCGFIVNRGGASAAEILDLIRKVQARVKEKFGVQLEPEVRIVGEEICGSSSSQE
- the larA gene encoding nickel-dependent lactate racemase; this encodes MKTISIPYYTSSLDLHVNEKNLKAVVTAKMHTYKAKKSEVELVHDALEHPIGSPRLRELAKNKKKVVLVTSDHTRAVPSKITLPILLDEIRQGNPDADITILIATGLHRPTTEEEQRRMFGDAIVENEKISINNAFDPEQFIHVGVLPSGADFYVNKLAVECDLLLTEGFIEPHFFAGFSGGRKSILPGICSQETVNENHSYKAISSPYANTGILKNNPIHEDMLAAAHMVNLQFIFNVALDGKKKIIAAWAGDMEQAHAEGVAFIRKWSQCASITGDIVVTSNGGYPLDQNLYQSPKAVATAEACAGEDGVIIMCCSCCDGMGGVHFEKLITMGTVDEIDAYLSKIPPKDTISEQWCPQIYARILKKHPVILVTTYLKPEEVRKANMIPASSPDEALEIAYQMKGRDASVVVIPDGVSVLAVKA
- a CDS encoding GntP family permease, giving the protein MNPVIAMIIGVVVMMVLIICTRMHAFPSLIISAILIAVLSGNYLLVGTGNEGGNLLGTAVSTVTGGFGGTMASIGIVISFGCIMGIFLEKSGAAKRMAITILKIVGVKRADVVLGLTGLVVSIPVFCDSGFVILSSLAKEFSRLTKKSMVGLGGILGMGLYITHFMVPPTPGPLAVVNTFQKEGINIDLGMFIIAGLLISVPLFIFSVFLFRWFGSKYPEIIVPYEIDRSKYTPAQLVVLDKIDEKIKAGKQLENQDFTDLLGAEKLPSAGLSFTILLLPVVLILANTVVSQTALKAALLGQIITFLGNPVIALFISLCLGAFFLAKEQDNRSVVKLMDDALREAGPICMITAGGGALGAVVKATGAAGMMADGIVAMGIPGILVPLLIGTIMRFPQGSGTTAMITGSAIIAPMLTTLGINPYLAAMAVCLTAMCPSFLNDSYFHVVTNFSGLDIKTSLKTWTIGTILVPLFGSVIIFILSALIH
- the rapZ gene encoding RNase adapter RapZ produces the protein MRVVIVTGMSGAGKSSALNVFEDMDYYCIDNLPPQLMINFMELAANSKQITKAAIGVDIRGRQFFESLMATIRNLRAMDAQVSMLFLEASDEVIIRRYKELRRPHPLDKAGNIYDGIQRERALLQEIRSYSDRVVDTSNLTLGQLKEVIASYYLEEPREKEILVAVTSFGYKYGILLDADLVFDARFIPNPYYEQALRPLTGLDAPVTDFIFRYQESEEFLQRIEAFLVFALPYYQREGKSALSVGIGCTGGRHRSVCMAQALAQRLHDKGYVTVLNHRDKTHW
- a CDS encoding UxaA family hydrolase — its product is MERKIALQVNDKDNVATIFAEGIKKGVEVEVRDKKGHSKIIAVADDIPYGHKVAIAKINKGELITKYGEEIGIATRDIQKGEYVHIHNLDSMRGRGDWAKAKK
- a CDS encoding UxaA family hydrolase, producing MEFMGYLRPDGRVGARNYVAVIPSVTCANDVANAICRQVQGTIAYLHHQGCCQMPPDLERVTDTLISLGMSPNVGAILIVSLGCEGTDHERMLQELSATGKPVEIIHIQELGGVSKAIQRGTDIVRKLVIEISGLQRQAVDISKAVMAIKCGASDTTSGMASNCVIGYVADKLVDLGATVVFGETTEFIGGEHLLARRAANEKVAEKIYEIVAKMEDRAKSIGCDMRKGQPTPGNIEGGLSSIEEKSLGAIVKSGTRPIQGVLEYPQHITNQKGLWIKDTPGREPEILTGMAATGAQFMLFSTGRGAPQGFPSMPVIKICGNPHTYQRMEEDMDLNAGLIITGEKTIEQVGEEAFSKLLRVLSGEMTKNEAIQYYSAIDIHCLGPVI